From Salinirubellus salinus, the proteins below share one genomic window:
- a CDS encoding aspartate aminotransferase family protein — MSDHSFVFSEKPIRIDHGEGVRLYAEDGTEYLDLGASYACTPAGHCHPEVLSRTTEQLEQLFYVQASYPHDQRDELYEKLAHTAPGDVDYTWLCNSGTEANEAALKFARSATGRSKILSTTRGFHGRTMGALACTWKDKYKQPFEPLIDGVEFVPYGDADAMREAVDDETAAVILEPLQGEGGINPASTGYLQAVREATAEHGAAMVMDEIQTGLGRTGSFWASDAHDVVPDILTTAKGLANGLPVGATLCREWVAEDAGPHGSTFSGGPAICAAANATLDVIHDEGLAENAAAVGEYLRSELEASVGDEVRDVRGNGLMVGVEVKRGANRMLRDLALNHQILALPAGRTVVRLLPPLTLTESDADEAVDAITEVVTS; from the coding sequence ATGAGTGACCACAGTTTCGTCTTCTCCGAGAAACCGATCCGCATCGACCACGGCGAGGGGGTCCGCCTCTACGCCGAGGACGGCACCGAGTACCTCGACCTCGGCGCGTCGTACGCCTGCACGCCGGCGGGCCACTGCCACCCGGAGGTGCTCTCGCGCACGACGGAACAGCTCGAACAGCTGTTCTACGTGCAGGCGTCCTACCCGCACGACCAGCGCGACGAGCTCTACGAGAAGCTCGCGCACACCGCGCCGGGCGACGTGGACTACACGTGGCTCTGTAACTCCGGCACGGAGGCGAACGAGGCGGCCCTGAAGTTCGCCCGGAGTGCGACCGGCCGCTCGAAGATACTCTCCACCACGCGTGGCTTCCACGGCCGGACGATGGGCGCGCTCGCCTGCACCTGGAAGGACAAGTACAAGCAGCCGTTCGAGCCGCTGATCGACGGCGTGGAGTTCGTCCCGTACGGTGACGCCGACGCGATGCGGGAGGCCGTCGACGACGAGACGGCGGCGGTCATCCTCGAACCCCTGCAGGGCGAGGGCGGCATCAACCCTGCCTCCACCGGGTACCTGCAGGCGGTCCGCGAGGCCACCGCCGAGCACGGCGCGGCGATGGTGATGGACGAGATCCAGACCGGCCTCGGCCGCACCGGGTCGTTCTGGGCGAGCGACGCGCACGACGTGGTCCCCGACATCCTGACGACCGCGAAGGGGCTGGCCAACGGCCTCCCCGTCGGCGCCACGCTCTGCCGGGAGTGGGTCGCCGAGGACGCCGGCCCCCACGGGTCGACGTTCTCCGGCGGACCGGCCATCTGCGCCGCCGCGAACGCCACACTCGACGTCATCCACGACGAGGGGCTGGCCGAGAACGCCGCGGCAGTGGGCGAGTACCTCCGCAGCGAACTCGAGGCCAGCGTCGGCGACGAGGTGCGCGACGTGCGCGGCAACGGGCTGATGGTCGGCGTCGAGGTGAAACGGGGGGCCAACCGGATGCTCCGCGACCTCGCGCTGAACCACCAGATCCTGGCGCTCCCCGCGGGCCGCACGGTCGTGCGCCTGCTCCCGCCGCTCACCCTGACCGAGAGCGACGCGGACGAGGCCGTCGACGCCATCACCGAGGTGGTCACCTCGTGA
- a CDS encoding acetylglutamate/acetylaminoadipate kinase, giving the protein MTVVVKIGGARAVDPEGALADIAAVAEAGTDVVVVHGGSTAVDDTLERMGMEPEYVETPSGVVGRFTDEETMDVFKMAMAGLVNTDLVTGLRNAGADAVGLSGVDGGLLTGTRKSAVRVVEDGKKKIRRGDHSGRIQSVNADLLESLLADGYTPVASPPMLADDGVAVNTDADRASAAVAAALGATLVSLTDVQGVYRDPDDASTLIERVETTDDYAELEAAAEGFMTRKVMAATEALEGGASEVIVADANAEKPVSAALDGSGTHVLPEAISDE; this is encoded by the coding sequence ATGACGGTCGTCGTCAAGATCGGCGGCGCCCGCGCGGTGGACCCGGAGGGCGCACTGGCCGACATCGCCGCGGTAGCCGAGGCTGGCACCGACGTCGTCGTCGTGCACGGTGGCTCCACCGCGGTCGACGACACCCTCGAACGGATGGGGATGGAACCGGAGTACGTCGAGACCCCCTCGGGTGTCGTCGGTCGGTTCACCGACGAGGAGACGATGGACGTGTTCAAGATGGCGATGGCGGGCCTCGTGAACACGGACCTCGTGACCGGCCTCCGGAACGCCGGGGCCGACGCGGTCGGCCTCTCGGGCGTCGACGGCGGGTTGCTCACCGGCACCCGCAAGTCCGCCGTTCGGGTGGTCGAAGACGGCAAGAAGAAGATCCGCCGCGGCGACCACTCCGGGCGCATCCAGTCGGTCAACGCCGACCTGCTGGAGTCGCTCCTCGCGGACGGCTACACGCCCGTCGCCTCCCCGCCGATGCTGGCGGACGACGGGGTGGCCGTCAACACCGACGCGGACCGGGCGAGCGCGGCCGTCGCCGCCGCCCTCGGCGCCACGCTCGTCTCCCTGACCGACGTGCAGGGCGTCTACCGCGACCCCGACGACGCGAGCACGCTCATCGAGCGTGTCGAGACGACCGACGACTACGCCGAACTCGAGGCGGCCGCCGAGGGGTTCATGACCCGCAAGGTGATGGCCGCGACGGAGGCGCTCGAAGGCGGTGCGAGCGAGGTGATAGTCGCCGACGCGAACGCCGAGAAGCCCGTCAGCGCCGCGTTGGACGGCAGCGGCACCCACGTCCTCCCCGAGGCGATATCCGATGAGTGA
- the argC gene encoding N-acetyl-gamma-glutamyl-phosphate reductase gives MTRTAGVVGGSGFTGGELLRLLDGHPEFEPVQATSRSYTNKTVGNVHPNLRHLDLRFSDPEDLESVDVLFTATPHGVSMGQIDEFRDAADTVVDLSADFRLPSEDYYDDWYDGHERPELLAEAEYALPELNRENLAGADLIAAGGCNATATICGLLPLYEHGVLSGDERLVVDVKVGSSEGGATGSKASHHAERSGIVRPYAPTGHRHEAEIEAYLGASVSFTVHAVDMIRGASATIHAFPGERVTKGDLWGAYREQYDDEPFVRMASGGGDVYRYPEPKSVAGSNFAEVGFELDPRNGRIVVFSAIDNMMKGSAGQAVHAANLALGLEETAGLEFTGFHPVGAP, from the coding sequence GTGACGCGCACCGCGGGCGTCGTCGGCGGGTCGGGCTTCACGGGCGGCGAACTGCTCCGCCTGCTCGACGGCCACCCCGAGTTCGAGCCGGTGCAGGCCACCTCCCGGTCGTACACGAACAAGACGGTGGGCAACGTCCACCCGAACCTCCGGCACCTCGACCTGCGGTTCTCGGACCCCGAGGACCTCGAGTCGGTGGACGTGCTGTTCACCGCGACGCCACACGGCGTCTCGATGGGGCAGATAGACGAGTTCCGCGACGCGGCCGACACCGTCGTCGACCTCTCGGCGGACTTCCGCCTGCCGAGCGAGGACTACTACGACGACTGGTACGACGGCCACGAGCGCCCCGAACTGCTCGCGGAGGCGGAGTACGCGCTCCCCGAACTCAACCGCGAGAACCTCGCGGGTGCGGACCTCATCGCCGCGGGTGGCTGTAACGCCACCGCGACAATCTGTGGCCTGCTCCCGCTCTACGAGCACGGCGTCCTCTCCGGCGACGAGCGCCTCGTCGTCGACGTGAAGGTCGGCTCCTCGGAGGGTGGGGCGACCGGCTCGAAGGCCTCGCACCACGCCGAGCGCTCCGGTATCGTCCGCCCCTACGCGCCGACGGGCCACCGCCACGAGGCGGAGATCGAGGCCTACCTCGGCGCGAGCGTCTCGTTCACCGTCCACGCGGTGGACATGATCCGCGGCGCGAGCGCGACCATCCACGCCTTCCCCGGCGAGCGCGTCACGAAGGGTGACCTCTGGGGCGCCTACCGCGAGCAGTACGACGACGAACCGTTCGTCCGGATGGCCAGCGGGGGCGGCGACGTGTACCGCTACCCCGAGCCGAAGTCGGTGGCCGGGTCGAACTTCGCGGAGGTCGGCTTCGAACTCGACCCGCGCAACGGCCGCATCGTCGTGTTCTCGGCCATCGACAACATGATGAAGGGCAGCGCGGGTCAGGCCGTCCACGCCGCGAACCTCGCGCTCGGGCTGGAGGAGACGGCCGGCCTCGAGTTCACCGGATTCCACCCGGTCGGTGCGCCGTAG
- the lysX gene encoding lysine biosynthesis protein LysX yields the protein MNVGMLYSRIRRDEKLLLRELRDRDHEVTKIDVRKERFGLHEAPDSFEGVDLVLDRCLATSRSRYITRFVDAYDLPVVNEPDTAAICADKARNSLVLADAGVPTPNTEVAFTKEAALETIEEFGYPCVLKPVVGSWGRLMAKIDSRDAAEAILEHKETLGHYEHKVFYIQEFVEKPGRDIRVLATDGEPVAAMARSSDHWLTNAAKGATTEVIEVDDEMRDLVRKASAAVGDGLLGVDLMETGDSYTVHEVNHTVEFKALNEVADVDVPGAVVDWLEAKAAEYEGETPEASA from the coding sequence ATGAACGTAGGAATGCTCTACTCGCGCATCCGGCGCGACGAGAAGTTGTTGCTGCGCGAGCTGCGCGACCGGGACCACGAGGTCACGAAGATCGACGTCCGCAAGGAACGGTTCGGCCTCCACGAGGCTCCCGACTCCTTCGAGGGCGTCGACCTCGTGCTCGACCGCTGTCTCGCCACCTCGCGCTCGCGCTACATCACCCGGTTCGTCGACGCGTACGACCTGCCGGTGGTGAACGAACCGGACACCGCGGCCATCTGCGCGGACAAGGCCCGCAACAGCCTCGTCCTCGCGGACGCCGGGGTGCCGACCCCGAACACGGAGGTGGCGTTCACCAAGGAGGCCGCCCTCGAGACCATCGAGGAGTTCGGCTACCCCTGCGTGCTCAAGCCGGTCGTCGGCTCGTGGGGCCGCCTGATGGCGAAGATCGACTCCCGCGACGCCGCCGAGGCCATCCTCGAACACAAGGAGACGCTCGGCCACTACGAGCACAAGGTGTTCTACATCCAGGAGTTCGTCGAGAAGCCGGGCCGCGACATCCGCGTGCTGGCGACGGACGGCGAACCCGTGGCCGCGATGGCCCGCTCCTCGGACCACTGGCTCACCAACGCCGCGAAGGGCGCCACGACGGAGGTCATCGAGGTGGACGACGAGATGCGCGACCTGGTTCGGAAGGCCAGCGCCGCCGTCGGCGACGGCCTGCTCGGCGTCGACCTGATGGAGACGGGTGACTCCTACACCGTCCACGAGGTCAACCACACCGTCGAGTTCAAGGCGCTGAACGAGGTGGCCGACGTGGACGTCCCCGGCGCCGTCGTCGACTGGCTGGAGGCGAAGGCCGCCGAGTACGAAGGCGAGACCCCGGAGGCCAGCGCGTGA
- the lysW gene encoding lysine biosynthesis protein LysW: protein MAECIECGAELTLHDDVETGEIVDCGTCGAELEVLGTDPLELDTAPELEEDWGE from the coding sequence ATGGCAGAGTGTATCGAGTGCGGGGCCGAACTGACCCTGCACGACGACGTGGAAACGGGCGAGATAGTCGACTGCGGTACGTGTGGCGCGGAGCTCGAGGTTCTGGGGACCGACCCCCTCGAACTCGACACCGCGCCCGAGCTGGAAGAGGACTGGGGCGAGTAG
- the argH gene encoding argininosuccinate lyase, whose protein sequence is MSEEQDTADDVVRRERFSGGPARGFLSSLDSDARIFDADLAVDRAHVVMLAEQGIVPEMEAREILAALDSVEEAGHADLPDGEDVHAAIETAVIDRVGPVGGKMHTARSRNDEVATCLRYRLREDLLGAIAATLEAREVLAEVASEHTRTVMPGFTHLQPAQPTTVAHYLLSYESALARDTARLLDAFDRTNRSPLGAAAFAGTPFDVDRERVAELLGFDGVVENSMDASSARDFLVEATSALASLATHLSGLAEDLVVFSNKGYVQLSDDYSSTSSIMPQKVNPDTMELVRACAGDASAGLNGLLTTLKGLPRAYNRDLQRAHDHAFAAVDAVTEATEVAAGAVATAEWQEATLADAAGQGFSTATGVADLLAMHGVPFRTAHELVAVAAEEGADYETLDAAAEDVLDAPLAEYVEREAVEAALDPAESVASRDSLGGPAPDAVAAALERVLTGLDDDEGAHAERRDSLDGAADRLAEVSAGV, encoded by the coding sequence ATGAGCGAGGAGCAGGACACCGCCGACGACGTCGTCCGCCGCGAGCGCTTCAGCGGCGGCCCCGCCCGTGGGTTCCTCTCCTCGCTCGACAGCGACGCGCGCATCTTCGACGCGGACCTCGCGGTGGACCGCGCCCACGTCGTGATGCTCGCCGAGCAGGGTATCGTGCCCGAGATGGAGGCCCGCGAGATACTCGCGGCGCTGGACTCGGTGGAGGAGGCGGGTCACGCCGACCTCCCCGACGGCGAGGACGTCCACGCGGCCATCGAGACGGCCGTCATCGACCGTGTCGGGCCGGTCGGCGGGAAGATGCACACCGCTCGCTCGCGCAACGACGAGGTGGCGACCTGCCTGCGCTACCGGCTGCGCGAGGACCTGCTCGGGGCGATCGCGGCGACGCTGGAGGCCCGCGAGGTGCTCGCCGAGGTGGCCAGCGAGCACACCCGGACCGTGATGCCGGGGTTCACGCACCTCCAGCCGGCCCAGCCGACCACCGTCGCGCACTACCTGCTGTCCTACGAGTCCGCGCTGGCGCGTGACACCGCGCGCCTGCTGGACGCGTTCGACCGGACGAACCGCTCGCCGCTCGGTGCGGCGGCGTTCGCCGGCACGCCGTTCGACGTCGACCGCGAGCGCGTGGCCGAGTTGCTCGGGTTCGACGGCGTCGTCGAGAACTCGATGGACGCCTCGTCGGCCCGCGATTTCCTCGTCGAAGCGACGAGCGCGCTGGCCTCGCTGGCGACGCACCTCTCCGGACTGGCGGAGGACCTCGTCGTCTTCTCGAACAAGGGGTACGTCCAGCTCTCGGACGACTACTCCTCGACGTCGTCCATCATGCCCCAGAAGGTGAATCCGGACACGATGGAACTGGTCCGAGCGTGTGCGGGCGACGCGAGCGCCGGGCTGAACGGCCTGCTCACGACGCTCAAGGGCCTGCCGCGTGCGTACAACCGCGACCTGCAGCGGGCGCACGACCACGCCTTCGCCGCCGTCGACGCCGTGACCGAGGCGACCGAGGTCGCCGCCGGCGCGGTGGCCACCGCGGAGTGGCAGGAAGCGACCCTCGCGGACGCGGCCGGCCAGGGGTTCTCGACGGCGACGGGCGTCGCGGACCTGCTGGCGATGCACGGCGTGCCGTTCCGCACGGCGCACGAGCTAGTCGCGGTGGCTGCCGAGGAGGGCGCGGACTACGAGACACTGGACGCGGCGGCCGAGGACGTGCTCGACGCACCGCTCGCCGAGTACGTCGAGCGCGAGGCCGTCGAGGCTGCCCTCGACCCCGCCGAGAGCGTCGCGTCGCGCGACTCGCTCGGCGGCCCCGCGCCCGACGCGGTGGCGGCCGCACTGGAGCGGGTCCTGACCGGCCTCGACGACGACGAGGGGGCCCACGCCGAGCGCCGCGACTCGCTCGACGGTGCGGCCGACCGACTCGCGGAGGTGAGCGCCGGTGTCTGA
- a CDS encoding argininosuccinate synthase, whose protein sequence is MTAAHQKVALAFSGGLDTTVCVPLLKEEYGYDEVIGVTVDVGQPEPEFAEAEETAEALGLDIHVVDAKEEFAALCFDGVRANATYQGYPLGTAMARPVIASAILEVAEEEGCTGIAHGCTGKGNDQLRFEAVWRDSDLEVIAPIRELGLTRAWEKEYAAERDLPVEGGNEGDWSIDTNLWSRSVEGKELEEPSYVPGEEIYAWTSAPGSETLELEIGFEDGYAVSLDGEAMDPVEMTETLNETAGAYGVGRTDVMEDRMLGLKVRENYEHPAATVLLSAHEGLESLVLTKEERMFKNYVDQEWAEKAYEGLVNAPLVRALEGFIDETQTKVTGTVTIRLEGGQARVVGRESPYAVYSAEAASFNTEDVMGGIEQNDATGVAKYHGFQERLANKVAAAAQAKANAEAVTDGGNAEDAE, encoded by the coding sequence ATGACAGCAGCACACCAGAAGGTCGCACTCGCGTTCAGCGGCGGCCTCGACACGACGGTCTGCGTCCCACTACTGAAAGAGGAGTACGGCTACGACGAGGTCATCGGCGTCACGGTCGACGTCGGCCAGCCCGAGCCCGAGTTCGCCGAGGCCGAGGAGACGGCCGAGGCGCTCGGACTCGATATCCACGTCGTCGACGCGAAGGAGGAGTTCGCCGCGCTCTGTTTCGACGGCGTCCGCGCGAACGCCACGTACCAGGGCTACCCGCTCGGCACCGCGATGGCCCGCCCGGTCATCGCCAGCGCCATCCTCGAGGTCGCCGAGGAGGAGGGCTGTACGGGAATCGCACACGGCTGTACCGGGAAGGGGAACGACCAGCTCCGGTTCGAAGCCGTCTGGCGCGACTCGGACCTCGAGGTCATCGCCCCCATCCGCGAACTCGGCCTCACCCGCGCGTGGGAGAAGGAGTACGCCGCCGAGCGTGACCTGCCCGTCGAGGGGGGCAACGAGGGCGACTGGTCCATCGACACGAACCTCTGGAGCCGCTCGGTCGAGGGCAAGGAGCTCGAGGAGCCCAGCTACGTCCCCGGCGAGGAGATCTACGCGTGGACGAGTGCACCCGGCAGCGAGACGCTGGAACTCGAGATCGGGTTCGAGGACGGCTACGCCGTCTCGCTCGACGGGGAGGCGATGGACCCGGTCGAGATGACCGAGACGCTGAACGAGACGGCCGGCGCCTACGGCGTCGGACGCACCGACGTGATGGAGGACCGCATGCTCGGGCTGAAGGTGCGCGAGAACTACGAGCACCCGGCCGCGACGGTCCTGCTCTCGGCCCACGAGGGCCTCGAGTCGCTCGTCCTGACGAAGGAGGAGCGGATGTTCAAGAACTACGTCGACCAGGAGTGGGCCGAGAAGGCCTACGAGGGACTCGTGAACGCCCCGCTCGTCCGCGCGCTGGAGGGGTTCATCGACGAGACCCAGACGAAGGTCACCGGCACGGTCACCATCCGCCTCGAAGGGGGACAGGCCCGCGTCGTCGGCCGCGAGTCGCCGTACGCCGTCTACTCGGCCGAGGCCGCCTCGTTCAACACCGAGGACGTGATGGGCGGTATCGAGCAGAACGACGCGACGGGCGTCGCGAAGTACCACGGCTTCCAGGAGCGCCTCGCCAACAAGGTGGCCGCGGCCGCTCAGGCGAAGGCGAACGCGGAGGCCGTCACGGATGGCGGAAACGCCGAGGACGCAGAGTAG
- a CDS encoding DUF7345 domain-containing protein codes for MRALSAWLALTCLLAAAVAPAGAVHDTGHTFEVSLESDGDATLTVERTYELSVPAERQRFESLRTNDSARAARVEAFTTRLEDGAATVRESTERDPAVGGAGVEFAAANGTGTVTLTAPVSGLARVEPRAVVLTQPFASPSFALAANETLVVHGPEGYVRGALRPSPDIARRNSALWGHGSDLSGFAARFEQPPTPTPTPAGWGAFSGAALFALVPAGLVAATVLRRGDG; via the coding sequence ATGAGAGCGCTCTCGGCGTGGTTGGCCCTCACCTGTCTGCTCGCGGCCGCCGTCGCCCCCGCCGGGGCGGTCCACGACACGGGGCACACGTTCGAGGTATCCCTGGAGAGCGACGGCGACGCCACGCTGACCGTCGAGCGCACGTACGAGCTCTCGGTCCCCGCGGAGCGCCAGCGGTTCGAGTCGCTCCGGACCAACGACAGCGCACGGGCGGCGCGCGTCGAGGCGTTCACCACCCGGCTCGAGGACGGGGCGGCGACGGTCCGCGAGTCGACGGAGCGCGACCCGGCCGTGGGCGGCGCTGGCGTCGAGTTCGCGGCGGCCAACGGTACCGGCACCGTCACGCTCACCGCACCCGTCTCGGGGCTGGCGCGGGTCGAACCGCGGGCCGTCGTCCTCACCCAGCCGTTCGCCTCCCCCTCGTTCGCGCTGGCGGCGAACGAGACGCTCGTGGTCCACGGGCCGGAGGGGTACGTCCGCGGGGCGCTCCGGCCGTCTCCGGACATCGCGCGGCGCAACAGTGCGCTCTGGGGGCACGGCAGCGACCTCTCGGGGTTCGCCGCGCGGTTCGAGCAGCCACCGACGCCGACGCCGACACCGGCGGGCTGGGGTGCGTTCTCGGGGGCGGCGCTGTTCGCGCTCGTCCCGGCCGGGCTGGTGGCGGCCACGGTACTGCGACGTGGGGACGGGTAG
- a CDS encoding DUF7554 family protein: MLPSTPGRGDLDVEDLLKIILVLVVIYIAINIAFDVIGFVFGPLSNIVGLIIVVLIVAYFLDYI; encoded by the coding sequence ATGTTACCCAGCACTCCCGGTCGAGGCGACCTGGACGTCGAGGACCTCCTGAAGATCATCCTCGTCCTCGTCGTCATCTACATCGCCATCAACATCGCGTTCGACGTCATCGGCTTCGTGTTCGGGCCGCTCTCGAACATCGTCGGCCTGATAATCGTCGTCCTCATCGTCGCCTACTTCCTCGACTACATCTGA
- a CDS encoding 2'-5' RNA ligase family protein, with protein MSVYSLNVPVPPAVGRLASGLASETLTADCRTRHSLVAKRLGEEWRVSKQVREALSGTAPFRVKVEGVDAFRQPTAGKGPVAYLDVESQGLWDLHYRLCEVLDPIPELEGDDYTPHVTIARGGDAHQLIGRDAGPIEWTVERLEFYDSHNRVTVESVSLPA; from the coding sequence GTGTCCGTGTACAGCCTGAACGTCCCCGTGCCGCCTGCCGTGGGCCGCCTCGCCAGCGGCCTCGCCAGCGAGACGCTCACGGCCGACTGTCGCACCCGCCACAGCCTCGTCGCCAAGCGACTCGGCGAGGAGTGGCGCGTCTCGAAGCAGGTCCGCGAGGCGCTCTCGGGGACGGCCCCGTTCCGCGTGAAGGTGGAGGGCGTCGACGCCTTCCGTCAGCCCACGGCCGGGAAGGGACCGGTCGCCTACCTCGACGTGGAGTCGCAGGGGCTCTGGGACCTCCACTACAGACTCTGCGAGGTGCTCGACCCCATCCCCGAACTGGAGGGCGACGACTACACCCCACACGTCACCATCGCGCGCGGGGGCGACGCCCACCAGCTCATCGGGCGCGACGCGGGGCCCATCGAGTGGACCGTCGAACGGCTGGAGTTCTACGACTCGCACAACCGCGTCACCGTCGAGAGCGTCTCGCTGCCTGCGTAG
- a CDS encoding phosphoglucomutase/phosphomannomutase family protein, with amino-acid sequence MTDDASLDAIAFGTDGWRATLDTFTAPRVRAVGQAVADHLAAADLGSTTVAVGYDARDSSPGFATDLADVLTANGFDVLVPERDLPTPVLAWTVKERGLAGGLMLTASHNPPEYNGVKFLPGDGAPATPEVTDDIVANLRHPVESDETGERREVDMVGPYLDHALDFCGDPDCSGLRVAYDAMHGSGRDVTDRLLERAGATVERLRCDTDPEFGGVPPEPKADRLADLVARVVEGDADLGVANDGDADRVAVVTPEGYVDANFLYVALYDHLLEAGSGSAVRTVSTTFLVDRVAEAHGEAVHETAVGFKYVADAMREHSALFGGEESGGFGVTDHLLNKDGVLVALLAAQAHAERPIQDRLADIRAEHGDVVQDRVSVDCPDDRKAPVLRALGDELPDEVAGVAVERVNEVDGFKALLADESWLLMRPSGTEPKLRVYAEAESEARVAELLAAGRELVAPLV; translated from the coding sequence ATGACCGACGACGCCTCGCTCGACGCCATCGCCTTCGGCACCGACGGCTGGCGCGCCACGCTCGACACCTTCACCGCCCCGCGGGTACGCGCCGTGGGGCAGGCCGTGGCCGACCACCTCGCGGCGGCCGACCTCGGTTCGACCACCGTCGCCGTCGGCTACGACGCCCGCGACTCCTCGCCGGGCTTCGCCACCGACCTCGCCGACGTGCTCACGGCCAACGGCTTCGACGTCCTCGTCCCCGAGCGTGACCTCCCGACGCCGGTCCTCGCGTGGACCGTGAAGGAGCGCGGCCTCGCGGGCGGCCTGATGCTCACTGCGAGCCACAACCCGCCCGAGTACAATGGCGTGAAGTTCCTCCCCGGCGACGGCGCCCCCGCCACGCCCGAGGTGACGGACGACATCGTGGCGAACCTCCGCCACCCCGTCGAGTCCGACGAGACGGGCGAGCGCCGCGAGGTGGACATGGTCGGCCCGTACCTCGACCACGCGCTCGACTTCTGTGGCGACCCGGACTGCTCCGGGCTGCGGGTGGCCTACGACGCGATGCACGGCTCCGGCCGCGACGTGACCGACCGCCTGCTCGAACGCGCCGGGGCCACCGTCGAACGCCTGCGCTGTGACACCGACCCCGAGTTCGGCGGGGTGCCCCCGGAGCCGAAGGCCGACCGCCTCGCTGACCTCGTCGCCCGCGTGGTCGAGGGGGACGCCGACCTCGGCGTCGCCAACGACGGCGACGCCGACAGGGTGGCCGTCGTCACGCCGGAGGGGTACGTCGACGCGAACTTCCTGTACGTCGCGCTCTACGACCACCTGCTCGAAGCCGGGTCCGGGTCGGCGGTCCGGACTGTCTCAACGACGTTCCTCGTCGACCGGGTGGCCGAGGCCCACGGCGAGGCCGTCCACGAGACGGCGGTCGGGTTCAAGTACGTCGCCGACGCGATGCGCGAGCACAGCGCCCTGTTCGGCGGGGAGGAGAGCGGTGGCTTCGGCGTCACCGACCACCTGCTGAACAAGGACGGGGTGCTGGTGGCCCTGCTCGCGGCCCAGGCACACGCCGAACGACCGATACAGGACCGGCTCGCGGACATCCGCGCCGAACACGGCGACGTGGTGCAGGACCGGGTGAGCGTGGACTGCCCGGACGACCGGAAGGCGCCGGTCCTGCGGGCGCTGGGTGACGAACTCCCCGACGAGGTGGCGGGCGTCGCCGTCGAGCGGGTGAACGAGGTGGACGGGTTCAAGGCGCTGCTCGCGGAC